A genomic region of Stenotrophomonas sp. NA06056 contains the following coding sequences:
- a CDS encoding GNAT family N-acetyltransferase gives MQTAPLDFRLATRADEELLIALMRDFYAEDKIEFDDARVRRGVDALLADPRNGEVLLWLDEVAAVVGYAVIAMGFSLEQGGHFMLLDELYLSHRARGRGRGKRALAICEQRARGRGVSRLRLEVNHHNELARRLYLASGYIDDTRDLLTLPLDHPRPEGIL, from the coding sequence ATGCAGACCGCCCCGCTGGATTTCCGCCTGGCCACCCGTGCTGACGAGGAACTGCTGATCGCGCTGATGCGCGATTTCTACGCCGAAGACAAGATCGAATTCGACGATGCGCGCGTGCGCCGTGGTGTCGATGCACTGCTGGCTGATCCGCGCAACGGCGAGGTACTGCTGTGGCTGGACGAAGTTGCGGCCGTGGTGGGCTATGCGGTGATCGCGATGGGCTTCAGCCTGGAGCAGGGCGGTCATTTCATGCTGCTGGACGAGCTCTACCTCAGCCATCGCGCGCGTGGTCGTGGCCGTGGCAAGCGGGCACTGGCCATCTGCGAACAACGTGCGCGTGGGCGCGGGGTCAGCCGGCTGCGTCTGGAGGTCAACCATCACAACGAACTGGCGCGCCGCCTGTACCTGGCCAGCGGCTACATCGATGACACCCGCGATCTGCTGACCCTGCCGCTGGACCATCCGCGCCCGGAGGGCATCCTGTGA